From the Actinomadura luzonensis genome, the window CGACGTACGTGGTGGCCGTCGCCACGGGCGGGCCGCATCCGCGCGCGATGCACCCGTCCGGGGCGTACGCGCACACCAGCCCGGTCTACCTGGACGTGGCGGGCGAGCACGTGGCCCGGGAGGCGGACGTGCGGTGGTGCCTGACGTGGCTGGACCGGCTGGAGGAGATCCTGCGCGAGTCGGGCACGTTCGAGAGCAAGGAGCAGCTCGCGGACCACCTGGAGCTGTACGGACGCGCCCGCGCCGTCTACCGGGCCCGCCTCCGCACCTGACACCGGCCCCGGAGGGGGCGGCGGGCCTCAGCCGGCGTCGCCGCCGGCGGGGCGGGTGATCGCCTGCACGTGGGCGGTCGCGGTGGCCACGGCCACCGGCTCGCCGTCGGGGCCCAGCAGCTCACCCGACATGAAGCACACCTGCCGCCCGCGCCGCACCACGCGCCCCCGGCCGACGAGCCGGCCGGGCCTCGCCGGACGCAGGAACTGCACGTGCAGGTCGAGCGTCGGCGCGAAGTGCCCCTCGGGCAGCGTGGCGACCAGCGCCGGGCCCAAGGTGTCGTCGAGCATCGCGGCCAGGAACCCGCCCTGGACGACGCCCATTGGGTTGGTGAACCGCTCGTCGGCCACGAAGGCCACCTCGATGGTGCCCCGCCCGGGATCGACGTCAAGGAGCTCCCAGCCGAGCGTCGCGGCCGCCGGCGGCGGGGCGGCCCGCCCGGCGAGCACGTCCCAGAACAGGCCCTGGCGCGGTCGCGTGTCGTCCATGCCGCCGAGTCAACCCGACGCCACCGACAGTTCCGGCGCTCACCCCTCGTCCGGCCCCTGGCAGGTCGCCAGCATCTCGGACAGCGCCTCGCGCTCCGGCTCGGTGACAGTCAGCTCGTAGCGGGCCTTCACGTCGATCCAGGCCCGGCTGTAGGTGCACCAGTAGCCGGGCAGCGGCGGACGCCACCGGTCGGGCGACTGGTCGCCCTTGGAGCGGTTGGAGGCGGCGGAGACGGCGATGAGCTGCGGGCCGTCCAGGTCGTTGGCGAACTCCTTGCGCCGGGCGTCGGTCCACCGGTCGGCCCCGGAGCGCCAGGCCTGGGCCAGCGGGACCATGTGGTCGATGTCGAGCCGGGCGGGGTCGTCGAAGTCCTCGCCGTCGTACGCGCTGTGCCAGGCGCCGGACAGGGCCCGGCACCTGGCGTCCTGCTTGACGTCCGCGCCGTCGCGGGCCAGCACCACCTCACGGGTGTCGCAGTCGTGGCCGTGCCGGCTCCAGTGCGGGAAGCGGGCGCGGCTGTAGCCGGTCATCGGCCGGGGGCCGGCCACCGTGAGTCCGGTGAGCCGCCGGGTGGCCGCCGCGGCGGAGATCGCGGGCGGCAGCTCGGCGGGCGCCGCCGACGTGGTGCCGGAGCCGGGCCGGGAGGCGGCGGATCGGGAGGCGGCGTAAGGGGCGGCGGCCCCGGAGGCGGGCAGGAGGGACGCGGCGGCGAGGGCCGCGACGCGGAGGCGCCATGATCGTCGCAGGAACATGCCGCACGACTAACAGCGGCGATCACGCCGCGTGATCACCACCCGCCCCGCTTGTCGCTCACCGTGACGGATTTTGACGAAGGAGTGACCATCGGGACGACACGCGGCGGCCGGGAGCGGCTTCTTGAAGCCCCGGCGGGACTATGATGTCGGAAATTAAAGCGGCCCCGGCGGTCGGACGCCGCTGGGCCAAGCGGTGCGGAGGTGCGCGCATGCCGGTGTCGCAGTGGGCTCTGGAGACGTTCGGGCAGCGTGCCCCGGTGATCAGGCAGGGCATCGCCGACGCGCTCTCGACCGCGCTCGACAACGCCCGCGAGGCCCAGGCCGCCGCCCGCACCGACCACACGCACCCGTTCGGGTTCACGCTCATGTCGCGCAAGTTCGAGGCGCTGGCCGAGACGTTCGAGGACATGGGCGGCGTGCGCGTGGTCAAGCCCGCCGGCTCGCCGCACGAGCTGGTGCTGCTGGGCGGCAAGCTGCTGTTCCCGTTCCGCTACGCCCGTGACCGCTCGGTGAGCGTGATGAGCGCGCGCATCGGCGAGGGGCGGCCGTCGGCGCTGGTGCAGGCGTTGTTCCACCGGTTCGGGCCCGAGCCGGTGATGCGCCAGCTCACGCTGCACGACGTGGCCCCGCACGCGGTGCCGGTGGCCGAGGCGCTCACCGACCTGCCGGCCGACACCGAGCTGGTGCTCATCGCCTACGCCTGCAACGCGCACGCCGGGCTGCTGGACGCCTGGTGGGGCGAGGCCGAACTGCTCGACCGCACCGGCAGCCTGCGCTGGCACCACTGCGAGCCGATCCCGCTGCCCGCGGCCGGCCAGGCGGGGCTCACGCCGCTGCCCGCCACCGCGTTCGACCAGGGCGCCGTGCCCGCGCCCGCGCTCAATCCGCGCACCGGCGCGGCCCGGCTCGTCCCGCCGGTCGCCGAGCCGACCCCCATCACCCGCACCTCCAGGGCAGAAGCCGCGAGCGGTGAGTAGCCGCCGACCGGGCGCGCCGACGCCGCAGGCCGTCGCCGACGCGTTCGACGCCACCCGCCTCACCCAGGCCCGCCACCTGGCCGCGCTGACGAAGAAGGAGGTGGCCGAGCACCTCGGCGTCTCCCCCGCGGCGGTCGGCCAGTACGAGGCGGGCGTCACCCGCCCGCGCCCGGAGCTGATCCAGCCGCTGGCCGAGGTGCTGGGGGTGCCGACGGCGTTCTTCCTGTCCGGCCGGCCGCACGGCAAGCTCGACGGCTCGATGGCCCACTTCCGCAGCCTGCGCTCCACCCGGGCCTACCAGCGGGCCAAGGCCGTGGCCTTCGTCGAGCAGGTGTGGGAGCTGGCCTACGCGCTGGAGCGGCGCATCCAGCTCCCCGCCGTCGACCTGCCGGGCTTCGCGGGCGGCGAGATGCACTCCGACCTGCCGCGCGACCCGGCGGGCGCGGCCCGCGCGCTGCGCGAGCACTGGGGGCTCGGCACCGGCCCGGTCAGCCACCTGGTCCGCCGGATGGAGGCGCACGGCATCGTGGTGGCCTTCCCCCGGCACGACCCCGACGCGGTCACCGTCGACGCCTTCTCCACCTCCAGCCTGCCCCGGCCCATCGTCGTGCTCACCCCCAACCGCTTCGACGACATCTACCGCCACCGCTTCACGGCCGCCCACGAGCTGGGCCATCTCGTGCTGCACGGCGACACCGCCGCGGGCGACGCGCACCAGGAGCGCGAGGCCGACGCGTTCGCCGCCGAGTTCCTGACGCCGCGCGAGAGCATCCTGCCGCACCTGCCGCTCCGGGCCGACCTGCGGCGGCTGGCCGAGCTGCGCCGGACGTGGGGGGTGTCGGTCGACTCGCTGCTCTACCGGTGCCGCGAGACGGGCCTGATCTCCGACTCCGCGGCGAGCCGCGCCTACCAGCGGCTGGCGGCCCTGCGCGACCAGCCGGGGTTCA encodes:
- a CDS encoding PaaI family thioesterase — protein: MDDTRPRQGLFWDVLAGRAAPPPAAATLGWELLDVDPGRGTIEVAFVADERFTNPMGVVQGGFLAAMLDDTLGPALVATLPEGHFAPTLDLHVQFLRPARPGRLVGRGRVVRRGRQVCFMSGELLGPDGEPVAVATATAHVQAITRPAGGDAG
- a CDS encoding HNH endonuclease family protein, yielding MFLRRSWRLRVAALAAASLLPASGAAAPYAASRSAASRPGSGTTSAAPAELPPAISAAAATRRLTGLTVAGPRPMTGYSRARFPHWSRHGHDCDTREVVLARDGADVKQDARCRALSGAWHSAYDGEDFDDPARLDIDHMVPLAQAWRSGADRWTDARRKEFANDLDGPQLIAVSAASNRSKGDQSPDRWRPPLPGYWCTYSRAWIDVKARYELTVTEPEREALSEMLATCQGPDEG
- a CDS encoding helix-turn-helix domain-containing protein → MSSRRPGAPTPQAVADAFDATRLTQARHLAALTKKEVAEHLGVSPAAVGQYEAGVTRPRPELIQPLAEVLGVPTAFFLSGRPHGKLDGSMAHFRSLRSTRAYQRAKAVAFVEQVWELAYALERRIQLPAVDLPGFAGGEMHSDLPRDPAGAARALREHWGLGTGPVSHLVRRMEAHGIVVAFPRHDPDAVTVDAFSTSSLPRPIVVLTPNRFDDIYRHRFTAAHELGHLVLHGDTAAGDAHQEREADAFAAEFLTPRESILPHLPLRADLRRLAELRRTWGVSVDSLLYRCRETGLISDSAASRAYQRLAALRDQPGFTNEPVSGYPGEQPVLLAHAFELACAETGLTAAALAQELAWPIGRVRELIGLPDRRPSLKLVL